TGAAACCTACCGCGAAAACAACCCGTCGCTCCTGCGCATCGATCCCTACCTCGGCACCGAGTTCTACCGCATCAACACCGCCCGCCCCTTCCTCAACGACCATCGGGTCCGGCGCGCCCTCGCCCTTTCCATCGATCGCACCGCCATCACCGAAAAAATCCTCCGCGGCGGCCAGCTTCCCGCCCGGGCTTTCACCCCGCCCGGCACGGACGGTTATGCATCCGCCGCATGGATACCCGACGAACCCGCCACCGCCCGCCGCCTGCTTGCCGACGCCGGTTATCCCGGCGGCAAGGGCGCCCCGCCCGTCGAACTGCTCTTCAACACCTCCGAGAGCCACCGCGCCGTCGCCGAGGCCGTCCAGGAAATGTGGCGCCGCCAGCTCGGACTCGACGTGCGGCTCGTCAACCAGGAAAACAAGGTCGCGCAAGACGCCCGGCGCGGCGGCCAATACGAACTCATCCGCTCAGCCTGGATCGCCGATTACATCGACCCGCTCAGCTTCCTCGGCGTCTGGACGGCCGGCAGCGGCAACAACTACACCGGCTGGAGCGATTCCGCCTACGACCAAGCCCTCTTTCAGGCCGCCCGCACCGAGGACCCTGCCGCCCGCGCCGCCCTTCTCCAGAAAGCCGAGGCCATCCTCCTCGACGCCGCCCCCTGCATCCCGATCTATCACTACACCCACGTCTTTCTCATCCAGCCCGGCGTCAGGAACTGGCACCCCACCCTTCTCGATCACCATCCGTATAAACACGTCTGGCTCGAACCATGAATTCCCCCTCAATCCTCTTTCTCTTTCCTCTTTATCTTTATTCTTTCTCCCAAACGCAGCATTCCACCGCCATCCGGCAAAAGATAAAAATAAAGGGGAAATATAAAAGTTGAACAGAAGGCAATAAAGGGAACGAAGAAGACGTTTTCTTAGACAAAATGAACAGAATTAGTAATTTAATGAATATTATTATGTCAATTTTTACCCATTCTGTTCATAGCAGACTGTCGCTTCGCTCTGAACTGTCTAAAAACAATAATGCTTTCTTCATTACCTTGGCTTCCTTCTGTTCAAAAAATGTATTTTCATATCCTCCCTAAAAAGAAATAAAATCCACCGCCGCCTTTCACACTCTTCCTTTCAGCTCTTTTCACCATGTCCGCCCTCCTCCTCTGCATAGATCTCCAGCCCATTTTCCTCAAGGCGATGCCCGACGCCGGACGCCTGCTCGGCCGCTGCCATTTCGCCATCGAAGCCGCGCGCCTGCTCGACATTCCCGTCGCCTTCACCGAACAGGCGCCGCAAAAACTCGGCCCCACCGCCCCCGACACCCTCGCGCGCGCCGGCGCGGACCCCGTGCAATACGCCAAAACCACCTTCTCCGCCCTCGCCGACGACGCCATCCGCGAGTCGATCCAATCCCAAGGCATCGAGCATCTCATTCTCTGCGGGCTGGAAACCTCCATCTGCGTATATCAAACCGCGATCAACGCCATCAACGCCGACCTCCAGGTCACGCTGCTCACCGACTGCCTAAGCGCCCGCCGCCCCGACGATGCCGCCGCCGCGCTCGACGCGCTCAAACGCCTCGGCGCCTACGCCCTCCCCTCCGAGACTATATTCTATTCCCTCCTGCACGACATCAAGCATCCCGCCTTCAAATCCTTCACGACCCTCGTCAAACAATACGCCTGAGCCGCGGCGGAATTTATTGCCCCCAATAAATAAGCCAAACCTTGCTGGCGATG
This genomic stretch from Termitidicoccus mucosus harbors:
- a CDS encoding isochorismatase family protein is translated as MSALLLCIDLQPIFLKAMPDAGRLLGRCHFAIEAARLLDIPVAFTEQAPQKLGPTAPDTLARAGADPVQYAKTTFSALADDAIRESIQSQGIEHLILCGLETSICVYQTAINAINADLQVTLLTDCLSARRPDDAAAALDALKRLGAYALPSETIFYSLLHDIKHPAFKSFTTLVKQYA